CCGCCGTCTTCGACGCCACCGCGGTCGCAGGTCCGGTCACTGACATCGCTTACGATGCCGGGAACAACCAGACCGGAACCGCGGGGGGGCCGAAGCTTTCGAACCCGATCTCCGTGATCCTCAAGGACCAGTATGGAAACCCGGTGGGCGGACAGCCGGTGACCTTCGCCGTCGTCACTGGCGGCGGGAGCCTGGTTTCGACGGGTCTCTCGTCGACCACGGCTGGAGCGAACTTCGGCAAGGCCACGGCGGACTGGACGCTTGGGACCGTGGCGGCGCCGCCAAGCCAAGACAAAAACAACTCCGCCACGGCGACGTTTGGCACGCTCACGCCGCCCGTCACCTTCTACGCCACCGGCAGGGCCGGCGGCGTCGCGACCCTCGAGCCCGTGTCCGGGAACAACCAGGCCGCTATCGTTGGAACGCAGCTCGGCGCGCCCTTGGTAATTCGGGCCGTGGACGCCAATTCCAATCCCGTGCCGGGAGCGACGATCACGTACACGGTTACCGGAAACGGAACGGTCACCCCGAATGTGAATCCGTTCAGGACCGACGACAACGGCCTCGCCAGTGCCACGTTCAGGTTGGGCAGAGTCGCAGGCGGCACCACCAACTCGGTCCGATTCGCCTCTGGGACGCCGTTCGTGGTGTTCAATGCGATCGCGAATCCGGGCACTGCGACCCAGTTCACCATGGTCTCGGGCAACTTCCAGGAGGCGGAAGCCGGTACGGACCTCCCCCTCCCGGTAGTGCTGAAGGTGATGGACGCCGACAACAACGCGATCGAGGGCAGGCTGGTGAGCTTCCGGATCGACGCCGGCGGTGGCACGGCCGGCGCGGCTTCGGTGGCGACCGGCCCTGACGGCACTGCATCGACCGGCTGGACGCTGGGAACCACCGTCGGCTGGGGTCACGTTCTCGTCGCATCCACTACCGGTCTCCCCGAGCGGGCGTTCGTGGCACGGGCCACCCCGCCGGCCGGCATGGACGGCGCGCTCATGGCGGTGGCGGGTGACGGCGAGGTCGCCGGAGCGGGCAGCGAGTTCGGCTCGGCGATGGTCGTTCGTCTCGTCGACGAGAACGGCGACGCCGTCGCCGGCAAGCTCGTCGAGTTCGCCGCCGATGGCCCGGTGACCCTCACCGACGGCCAGGCGATCACCGACGCCGAGGGCCTGGCGTGGGTCTTCGCTTCCGCGGATCAGGCGGCAGCGGACGGTCCGGTGACCGTCACCGCTTCGGTGAAGGACTTCAACGCCCTTCCCACGGAGCTCGCGCTCGAGATCGCCGAGCCGGCCTCGGACTCCTGCACCGCCTACGGCGCTTCGTTCGCCTCGTTCGGCGCGTCCGCGGTGAAGCTCCAGAAGGCGGCCGTTTACTCGGCGGGCACCCTGGGTGCCCACGAGGTCCAGGTGAAGGTTGCTCCTGCGGTCAAGGGCAAGCCCGAGCTCGGCGCGGTGAACGCGGGCGTCGTGATGCGCTGCGGCGCCGGCACCGAGCAGGTCGCAGAGCTCCGTCCGACGGGCCTCTTCGTCGACGGCCAGGAGGCGAAGCCGGGTACCTTCGGCAACCTCTCGGTCCTCCACGTCGCCAACGCGTGGACCCTCGACTGCAACGGTGAGCTGGTCGTCAGCGTGGACGACGCCGTCGGCGGCGCGTTCCACTCGATGGTGGTCCAGCACGCCGCCGATGGCGCCTTCTCCGGCGGCGTCTGTGGCTCGGCCACGGCGGCTCCCGCCAAGGCCAGCCTCTTCTCGGTGCGGTAGGCCGCGCCGAATCGGAATCGCCCGCCGGCGCCCAGTCGCCGGCGGAGTGATTGGAGCCCCCGCAGCGCCCTCTCCGGGCGGCGGGGGCTTTCTCTTGCCGCCTTTCGATGGAACCGTGCCGGGCCGTCGTGTCGCCGGTAGCCTCTCCGGTGCATCCGACGGCCCGTGGCGATATACACTCGGGACCCATTTCCCAGGAGAGCCCGCTGATGAAGGTTCGAGACCTGATGACCCGCGACGTCGTGACCCTCGAGGCAGGAGAGAACCTCCTCCTCGCCGACGACGTGATGCGCCTCGGCCGGATCCGGCACCTCCCCGTGGTCGAGAATGGCAGGCTGGTGGGCCTCATCAGCCACCGGGACATCCTCCAGGCCAGCGTCTCCTCCCTCGCGGGCCTCTCCCGCGCGGAGGACGCCTCGATCAAGAAGTCGATCCCCGCCCGCGAGGTGATGAAGCGCGAAGTGACGACTATCGGCCCGGACGAGCCTGCTCTCGTAGCCTGCTCGATCGTCCTCGACCGCAAGCTCGGATGCCTACCCGTCGTCGACGCCGAAGGCGCCCTGGTCGGAATCGTCACCGAGGCCGACTTCGTCGAGCTCGCCAGGCGCTACCTCGAGCAGCTCCGCGACTGATGTCCGACCGCGGTCATCGAACGGCGGAGCTCGCCTTCCTGGGCGAGCTCATGGCCTCCATCGCCCACGAGCTGCGCAATCCGCTCGGCGTGATCGACTCCTCGGCGCACCTCCTGCGCTCGAGGCTCCAGAGATCACGCGCCGTTGCGGGCTGCGAGGAACACCTCGACCGGATCCAGGGCCAAGTGCGGATCGCCGCGCGCATCATCGACGATCTCCTCGAGCTCGCGAGAAGCAGGCCTCCGAAGCGCGAGGCAGTCGATCTGCCCGCCGTGCTGGAGTCCGCCCGAAGCTCGGTCGCGACGCCGCCGGACCTCGTGGTCGAGGTCCAACTCGAGCCGTCGCTCCACGTCGTACACGGCGATCCCGGTCACCTCCGGCAGATCCTCGTCAACCTCCTCGAGAACGCGGTCGAGGCAGCAGGCGCCGGCGGCAGGGTGCGGCTCACCGCCCTCGTGGAAGGCAGTGAACTTGCGCTCCGGGTGAGCGACAGCGGCAGCGGAATCGATCCCGACCTCGGCCTGTCGATTTTCGATGCCTTCGTGACCGGTAGACCCCAGGGCGTTGGGCTGGGGCTCCCGCTATCCCGCATGCTGGCCGAGCGGAGCGGTGGAAGTCTCGAGCTCGGCGATGGCCCGCTCCCCGGCGCGACCTTCGTGGTCCGGCTGCCCATCTGAAGTGGTGGTCGAGATTCCCGTCTCGGTGAGAGACGAGCTCGGCAGCGCCTACAGCACGGCCCGGAAGCCGACGGTCGGGAGCATGTAGCGGATCTTGCCCTCCGAGCTCTCGTCGACCGCCTCGGGCGAGATCGCCACGTTGATCACGTCGATGTAGAAGTCGAGCATCCACGAGTTGTAGACGGCGCGCTTGTCGATCCGGATGTCGAAGCGGGTGAACGGGTCGGTGCGGCCCGTGAGAGAGCCGTCTCCCGCACGAACCGGGCGCCCGCTCTGGAGCTGCATCCGCCCGCCGAGCTCCCAGTTTCGTGGGAGGCGCAGGCCGGCGACCACGTGGAGCATGTGGGGCCTGTCGAAGTCGAAGGCTTCCCAGCCACGGGACGAGAGGCGCTCGCTCCGCGAGAGCGTGTACGCGATCCAGCCGAAGAGGTTTCCGCGATCCATCTTGCGGAGCATGAGCTCCACGCCGTACGAGCGCCCTTTTCGATTCGTGAGGAGGTTGTCGAGCCCGTTCGTCGGATCGCCCTCGGGTGTCGTCTGGCTCGAGTCGAAGTTCGGCTCGAGGACGATGGGATCCATCCAGTTGAAGTAGGTCGTCACGTCGAAGAGGTAGCCGGTGGCGAGCTCCACTTCGGTGCCGAGGCTGCTCTGGACACTCGCGGGGAGGCCGAGGTCCAAGGCGAGCTCGTCGAGGCCGGGGATCGGGATGAAGAAGCGCGGCGGCTGGTGGTAGTACCCGACGCCGCCCTTCAGCGTCATCGTCGCTTCGTCGGGCCACTCGCCGACGCGCCACCGCCAGAGCAGGCGCGGATCGAACGAGGCCTTCGACGCGGACTTCGTGTCGTAGAGGTCCACCCGTGCGCCGGGGATCACGGAGAGGGAGTCGGTGAGCCGCCAGGGCGTCTCGACCAGGCCGCCGACCGAGGCGATCGACGGGTCGATCCGGTCGAGCGCGCTTCCCTGTTGATCGGGTGAGAGCGTGGGGAGCTCCGTCTGCCGGAAGGCGCCGTCCAGTCCGAACCTCACGGCGAAACCCTCTGCGGCCGCGAATTGCCAGCGGATGCGGGGTTCGGCGCTCAGGGTCCGGATCGAGCCGGCGTTCTTTCCGGCCAGGAGGTCGTCGATCCCGAACGAGATCGCGTAGCTCCCGTAGGTGTCATCGTCGCCCTGGCGGAAGCGGAGGTCGAGGCGGTGGAACTGGGAGCGCAGGTTGGCCTGCTTGACCCCGTCCATCACGTTCCCCGCCTCGTCGTAGGAGCCGAACGCGAAGGCGGTCCACTTGCCCCTGCCGGCGGCGCCGTCCAGGCGCGTCTGGTAGTCCCAGTAGCTCGCGTAGGAGTCTTGGCTGAACGCGCTCAGGAGGAGGCCGGGGTAGCCGTAGCGCCCCGCCACGGTGGCGGTCGTATCGCCGAAGGTCGGCTGGCGGAGCAGGACGGAGGTGTTCGTGAGGTCGAAGCCTGCGTCGACGATGCGCTCGTCCGGCCGCGCCCGCCGCGTGATCCCGTCGACGATGCCGCCGGTGTAGCCGCCGTACTCGACGGGGAAGCTCCCCGGGTAGAAGTCCACGCGGTCGATGAATGACGGGTGGATCACGCCCGGACCCGCCAGGTAGTGGTAGAGCTGCGGAACGCGGACGCCGTCCAGGAGGATCCCGGTGGTGCCGGGGTTCGAGCCGCGCACGATCGGGTAGCTCAGGAGCGAGAACACCTGCCCGACGCCCGGCATCGCGCCGACCACCCGGAAGGGGTCGCCGAAGGTCCCGGGGACCCGGGTGAGCTCGCGGTCGCGCAACGTGGTCCTCGAGACCTCCGCCCGCTCGGCCTTCCCGATCACGATCGTCTCGTAGGGATCGTAGCTGCGGCGCTCCACGAGGTATCGGACCGCGACGCGCTCGCCCTCCGAGAGCCGCTCTCTCACCACGAAGCGGTTGTAGCCGGGCACCGCGACCTCGACCCGGCAGGGCCCCGCTGGCGCACGGAGCGAGAACGTCCCGTCGTTCCCCGATTCCGCCCGGAGGGTGCGGCCCTCCTGTTCCACGATCACCTCGGCGTGGGGAACCGGCTTCCTCGTTCCCTTTTCCAGGATCGAGCCCTCGAGGACGGCGGGGAGCTCCTGGTCCTCCTCTTCGGGCGGAGGCGGCGGCTCGAAGCGCTGGACGAAGGGGATCTCGACCGGGATCGGCGTTCCGCCCCAGCGCGCGGGCTCGAAGCGGAAGCCGGCGGCGGCGTTCAGCACGGCCTGGTCCCAGGGCTCGCCGGCCCCTTCCACGAGGTCGACGTTGAGGACCGTACCCGTCGCGTCGATGCGCAGGAGCACCTGGACCGTGACCGTCTCGGTCGGCGGCGGCGACCCCAGGGGCAAGGGCACGTGGAGCGAGCCGATCGGTACGGGCGGGACGAGCTCGGGCTCACCTGGCGTCAGCCCTGTGCCAGCATCGACCGTCCCGTCCGCGTCGACGGCATCGGCCGGCGGCTCGGACGATGCCGCCACCAAGCCAGCGTCGGGGGCGGCATCGGCGGGCGCGGCGATCCCCGGAGCCAGCAACAACGACAGGGGAAGGAGGACCTTCGCGATCAGCGCCATGCGAACGACCACGCGACGTAGACGGAGCGGTGACGCCAGGTGGACGGGGCCGACACATCCACGAATCCGCGGCCGCCCGGCGGGGGCGGCATCGGGCCTTCGGGCGTCAAGGCCCTCGAGGTCCGATCACTCGACTCATCGGAAGTGCATCTCGTCCACTGCAGATCCGTCTGGACCACCGGCCCCGTGGCGAAGAGGCTCCCGAGCGGGAAGAGCCAGCCGGCCTTGGCCGACGCCGCCAGGCCGGTGCCGGTGCAGTCCCGGTTGACGATCATGCCGCCGTAGCCCAGGCCCGCCGCCACGAAGAGCCCGGACCACGGGTGGAATCCGAGGTCGGCAGTGCCGCTCCAGCGAAGCCCTTCGGCCTCGCCCGAGAGGACCGTGTAGTGGAGGGTCGCGGAGAGAGACCACCAGCGGTCCAGTCGCACCCCGGGCTCGGCCGTGAGGCTCAAGCCGCCGCCGCTCGGGACTCCATTCAATCCCGATAGCGTCTCGCTGCCCACGATGAGCTGGATCCGGAAGCCGGGCTCCGCCCACGCTTCGCCGGGCGACAGGATCTCGTCCGAGACCCGATCGGTCGGCTCCTCGTCCGCGCGGGCGGAATCGGCCAGCATCAGGCCGCACGCCATCGCCGCGGCCACCACGACTGCCTGCCAGGGACCAGCCAGCCTCATCCCACCCGCCACCCGTTGAGTGGTGGGCAGTGTATCACCACTCCGGGCTCCGCCTAGTAGGGCGCTGCTTCGACGCTGGGAGGTGGATCCTCGTCCATGACGCTCGCTCCGCCGCTCCCGAAGGCGTGGAGCTCGAGGCCGATCTCCTTCGCGAGCTCGAGCCGGACGAGGCCGAAGAGGGGGACAGCGTCGGCGAACCACGCGCGGGACGGGAGCTTCGCGTTGGCGTCGAGGAGGGCGAGGCGCGAGACGAAGGAGCCGGCCGGCGTCTGCACCGTGGTGGTCTCCTCGAGCAGGCGGGGCTCGATGGCGCGGCCGGTTGCAGCGGCTGATCCGCCTGCGCCGGGGACGAGCCCGGGAATCTCGCTCGGCGGGAGGTCCCGCACCGGTCCACCCAGGAGCCGCACCTTCGCCTCGAGGAGGCGCCCGGGGGTCGCAGGCTCACTCGAGACGAAGAGCTTGTACGCCTGGGTGGCGCTGCCGGGCCGCTGCGAGATCCAGATCTCCACCCAGGTTCCGCGCGATCCGGCTCTCACGTCTGGTCCGACGATGGTGAACCGGATGTAGGGAGCGATCGGGTATCCGCCGAGGAGGAGGGCGTACTCGGCCCAGGCGCCGGGTTGGCTCCGCGTCACCCGCGCCCAGGGGAGGACGGGCGCGAGGCTCCCGAGCTGGACCGTCCCCGGAGGCTCGCTGGTCTTCGCAGGAGCGGCTGCCGTCCCGAAGAGGAGGACTGCGACCAGGAGCGAAAGCCTTGGCCTTCCCCGTGCCATGTGGACCGCTCCTCGCTGGGTAGAGCGTCATCCTATCCGATTTCACCGGGTGTTT
The Vulgatibacter incomptus DNA segment above includes these coding regions:
- a CDS encoding CBS domain-containing protein — encoded protein: MKVRDLMTRDVVTLEAGENLLLADDVMRLGRIRHLPVVENGRLVGLISHRDILQASVSSLAGLSRAEDASIKKSIPAREVMKREVTTIGPDEPALVACSIVLDRKLGCLPVVDAEGALVGIVTEADFVELARRYLEQLRD
- a CDS encoding sensor histidine kinase, which translates into the protein MSDRGHRTAELAFLGELMASIAHELRNPLGVIDSSAHLLRSRLQRSRAVAGCEEHLDRIQGQVRIAARIIDDLLELARSRPPKREAVDLPAVLESARSSVATPPDLVVEVQLEPSLHVVHGDPGHLRQILVNLLENAVEAAGAGGRVRLTALVEGSELALRVSDSGSGIDPDLGLSIFDAFVTGRPQGVGLGLPLSRMLAERSGGSLELGDGPLPGATFVVRLPI
- a CDS encoding TonB family protein, which gives rise to MALIAKVLLPLSLLLAPGIAAPADAAPDAGLVAASSEPPADAVDADGTVDAGTGLTPGEPELVPPVPIGSLHVPLPLGSPPPTETVTVQVLLRIDATGTVLNVDLVEGAGEPWDQAVLNAAAGFRFEPARWGGTPIPVEIPFVQRFEPPPPPEEEDQELPAVLEGSILEKGTRKPVPHAEVIVEQEGRTLRAESGNDGTFSLRAPAGPCRVEVAVPGYNRFVVRERLSEGERVAVRYLVERRSYDPYETIVIGKAERAEVSRTTLRDRELTRVPGTFGDPFRVVGAMPGVGQVFSLLSYPIVRGSNPGTTGILLDGVRVPQLYHYLAGPGVIHPSFIDRVDFYPGSFPVEYGGYTGGIVDGITRRARPDERIVDAGFDLTNTSVLLRQPTFGDTTATVAGRYGYPGLLLSAFSQDSYASYWDYQTRLDGAAGRGKWTAFAFGSYDEAGNVMDGVKQANLRSQFHRLDLRFRQGDDDTYGSYAISFGIDDLLAGKNAGSIRTLSAEPRIRWQFAAAEGFAVRFGLDGAFRQTELPTLSPDQQGSALDRIDPSIASVGGLVETPWRLTDSLSVIPGARVDLYDTKSASKASFDPRLLWRWRVGEWPDEATMTLKGGVGYYHQPPRFFIPIPGLDELALDLGLPASVQSSLGTEVELATGYLFDVTTYFNWMDPIVLEPNFDSSQTTPEGDPTNGLDNLLTNRKGRSYGVELMLRKMDRGNLFGWIAYTLSRSERLSSRGWEAFDFDRPHMLHVVAGLRLPRNWELGGRMQLQSGRPVRAGDGSLTGRTDPFTRFDIRIDKRAVYNSWMLDFYIDVINVAISPEAVDESSEGKIRYMLPTVGFRAVL